A genomic region of Alicyclobacillus sp. SO9 contains the following coding sequences:
- a CDS encoding MFS transporter — MSVSTSVPVRERTLSGGMILILAIACGMTVANLYYNQPLLADIARSFHSTPQRVGIVSMSTQIGYAIGMLVFVPLADIRERRRLISTLLIAVAILLIGVANAQTVLWLDIASFAVGFTTVVPQVIIPMVAHLANPGQRGKIIGTVMSGLLIGILLARTVAGYIGSLVGWRGMYWIAAVMMLVLFVVLRFCLPKDVPSSKLRYVQLIKSIGVLIVGQRTLREASFIGAMFFGAFSVFWTTLAFLLEEAPFHYGSQIAGLFGLVGVVGAMVAPIAGRLADKLPAKWIVGLAGSITLVAFVCFGFLGHTLWGLILGVILLDMGVQGAQILNQTRIYSLIPEARSRLNTVYMVSAFVGGAIGSSLGSTAWALWGWSGVSIAGGSMVAAGGIVWGLHRARDQSM; from the coding sequence TTGTATTACAATCAACCCCTTTTGGCTGATATTGCGCGTTCGTTTCACTCAACTCCGCAAAGAGTTGGAATTGTGTCCATGTCGACTCAAATTGGGTATGCCATTGGAATGCTGGTGTTTGTTCCGCTTGCAGATATTCGGGAACGTCGAAGGCTTATATCTACTCTCCTGATTGCAGTAGCCATTCTTCTCATCGGGGTAGCAAATGCACAGACTGTTCTTTGGCTGGACATTGCCAGTTTCGCTGTGGGTTTTACTACTGTAGTCCCGCAAGTCATTATTCCTATGGTAGCTCACCTTGCCAATCCTGGTCAAAGAGGCAAGATTATAGGCACTGTGATGAGCGGGTTGCTAATAGGGATTCTATTGGCTAGAACAGTGGCTGGTTATATTGGGTCTTTGGTAGGCTGGCGCGGTATGTACTGGATTGCGGCAGTCATGATGTTGGTGCTTTTTGTTGTTCTGCGTTTTTGTCTTCCAAAAGATGTTCCCTCATCGAAACTCAGGTATGTTCAACTCATTAAGTCTATTGGAGTGCTAATCGTCGGACAACGAACGCTGCGGGAAGCCTCCTTCATTGGGGCTATGTTTTTTGGTGCTTTCAGTGTCTTTTGGACAACTCTTGCCTTTCTTCTTGAAGAGGCACCATTTCATTACGGTAGTCAGATTGCCGGCCTGTTTGGATTAGTGGGCGTTGTCGGCGCAATGGTCGCTCCCATCGCCGGAAGGCTTGCCGATAAGTTGCCTGCAAAGTGGATTGTTGGACTTGCAGGCAGCATAACCCTTGTTGCCTTTGTCTGCTTTGGCTTTCTGGGGCACACACTGTGGGGTCTGATACTTGGTGTGATTCTATTGGACATGGGTGTGCAGGGTGCGCAAATCTTAAACCAAACCAGGATTTACAGTTTGATTCCGGAAGCGAGAAGCAGGCTCAATACAGTCTACATGGTTTCTGCCTTTGTTGGCGGTGCCATCGGCTCATCCTTGGGCAGCACGGCATGGGCCCTTTGGGGATGGAGCGGCGTTTCTATTGCCGGTGGAAGTATGGTTGCGGCCGGAGGCATTGTGTGGGGGTTGCACAGAGCGCGTGACCAGAGCATGTGA
- a CDS encoding DNA adenine methylase, with protein MAVKKYLQPFLKWAGGKRQLLSDIREQAPKDYHTYFEPFVGGGAVLFDLHPAQAVINDVNEELVNAYTVIRDDVESLLEDLAKHENNKAYFYALRELDRKSDYTRLSAVERASRLIYLNKTCYNGLFRVNSQGQFNVPFGDYKKPNIKNEKTLLAVHEYLLSSNVSVMNTDFADAVKDAVAGDFVYFDPPYDPVSDTSSFTGYSLGGFGKMEQIRLKETVDELSRRGCKVMLSNSATQFIKDLYKDYRQVFVDAKRAINSNAAKRGKIDEILVMNYGPQ; from the coding sequence GTGGCAGTGAAGAAGTATTTGCAGCCGTTTTTGAAGTGGGCTGGCGGCAAGAGACAGTTACTCAGTGACATTCGAGAACAGGCACCGAAAGACTATCACACATATTTTGAGCCGTTTGTGGGCGGAGGCGCTGTACTGTTCGACCTTCATCCCGCGCAGGCAGTCATCAACGATGTCAACGAAGAACTCGTCAATGCTTATACCGTCATACGAGACGATGTTGAAAGTCTGCTGGAAGACCTGGCGAAGCATGAAAACAACAAGGCGTATTTTTATGCTCTGCGGGAGTTGGACAGAAAATCTGACTATACCAGACTGTCCGCTGTAGAGCGAGCGTCACGGCTTATTTATTTAAATAAAACTTGTTACAACGGTCTGTTCCGGGTGAATAGTCAAGGACAGTTCAACGTTCCTTTCGGGGATTACAAGAAGCCGAATATTAAGAATGAGAAAACCCTTCTGGCCGTTCATGAATACCTTTTATCGAGCAACGTATCTGTCATGAATACCGATTTCGCGGATGCCGTAAAGGATGCGGTGGCGGGTGATTTTGTCTACTTCGATCCCCCCTACGATCCCGTTTCTGACACATCCTCATTTACCGGCTACAGCTTGGGCGGCTTTGGTAAAATGGAACAGATTCGCCTCAAAGAAACGGTCGATGAGTTGTCGCGGCGGGGCTGCAAAGTCATGTTAAGCAACTCGGCAACCCAGTTTATTAAAGACTTGTATAAGGATTATAGACAGGTGTTTGTTGACGCCAAACGGGCCATTAATTCCAATGCTGCAAAGCGGGGAAAAATAGATGAGATACTGGTGATGAATTATGGGCCGCAATGA
- a CDS encoding translation elongation factor, translating to MGRNDDAWAVLFERHKILHEVEHNGFFEISANEIRTVREPRLMAKFDHHSNLPEVFRRNHLSILPISRNRYIIGTFNAYQTVKYDTKRSPVPVSFPSGITTIEPANLYSESAALHCAYVTGMIDRLVAEKSLPTVSGRMSSDSFAFSIETKDGNRHGISVSNSQVEVDAGYETENYMLLIEAKKESTRDFLIRQLYYPYRLWSAKTHKEVKPVFFTHSNDVFSFFVYEFTDSLNYNSLQLLTEQHYIVEHEDISLADIHNLISKHSVIPEPALPFPQADSFTRVVDLMNLLFEQDLSKEQITSNYNFDSRQTNYYTSAGMYLGFIERLRNDQGEVAFTLTEQGVRVMRLPYKEKYLALTSTILSHQVFRRIFQETVQMGHLPERHRIVEIMRLCNLYRVGQESTYFRRAQTIEKWIEWIFRLPIL from the coding sequence ATGGGCCGCAATGATGATGCGTGGGCCGTGCTGTTCGAACGACACAAAATTCTTCATGAAGTGGAACACAACGGTTTCTTTGAGATTTCCGCCAACGAGATTCGAACGGTGCGAGAGCCGCGTCTGATGGCAAAGTTTGATCATCACTCCAATTTGCCGGAGGTGTTTAGAAGAAATCACCTTTCCATCCTGCCAATTTCTCGCAACAGGTACATCATTGGAACCTTTAACGCATACCAGACGGTCAAATATGACACGAAACGGTCTCCGGTCCCCGTTTCCTTTCCCAGTGGTATTACAACGATTGAGCCTGCGAACCTGTATTCAGAAAGTGCGGCACTCCACTGCGCTTATGTCACAGGAATGATTGACAGACTGGTAGCAGAGAAGTCACTTCCTACTGTATCTGGACGAATGTCTTCAGACAGCTTTGCTTTTTCCATCGAGACAAAAGATGGGAATAGACACGGCATTTCTGTATCGAACTCTCAGGTTGAAGTGGACGCGGGCTACGAAACAGAAAACTACATGCTGCTGATTGAAGCAAAAAAGGAAAGCACGAGAGATTTTTTGATTCGACAGCTTTATTATCCCTACCGCTTGTGGAGCGCTAAGACGCATAAGGAAGTCAAGCCGGTGTTTTTTACCCACTCCAATGATGTTTTCAGTTTTTTTGTCTACGAGTTTACAGATTCTCTAAACTACAATTCTCTCCAATTGCTCACAGAACAACACTACATTGTTGAACATGAGGACATCTCCTTAGCAGACATTCACAATCTCATCAGTAAGCATTCTGTTATCCCCGAACCGGCCTTACCCTTCCCTCAGGCCGACAGTTTCACTCGCGTCGTTGACCTAATGAACCTCTTGTTTGAGCAAGACCTCAGTAAAGAGCAGATTACATCCAACTACAACTTTGACAGCCGACAGACGAATTATTATACAAGTGCAGGCATGTATCTAGGGTTCATTGAGCGCCTTAGAAATGATCAGGGTGAAGTAGCGTTTACACTAACTGAGCAGGGTGTCCGGGTTATGCGGTTACCGTACAAGGAGAAGTATCTTGCCCTTACCAGTACTATTCTGTCTCATCAGGTTTTCCGACGTATATTTCAGGAGACGGTTCAAATGGGACATCTGCCCGAGAGGCATCGAATCGTAGAAATAATGCGTCTGTGTAATTTGTACCGTGTTGGTCAGGAAAGCACCTATTTCCGCAGGGCACAAACCATCGAAAAGTGGATTGAATGGATTTTTCGACTGCCCATTTTATAA
- a CDS encoding sensor histidine kinase produces MTLGRTRWLLFIVPAFIIGTFETIRHTILENILPMELGNWITALIDAIVIAAISKSIIQRLHQAEREVHEQQRVQAIAEERKRLASVLHDEIAQSLFYSGVHLSAAKERAEHYGDAELKDSLDEVILSLRDIDNNVRQSIFNLKNDPVGTASVYDRFRSYLDKRLTNTSVEWELDAPETLPGLSESSQVQLFSILQEAITNVVKHANASHIKVALQSTPDAPGDWTFLIEDDGIGIGNPKTETRHFGLEIMAQRAHDLGAAFSLDSPVSGGTVILIRHDSQR; encoded by the coding sequence ATGACTCTTGGGCGAACCAGGTGGCTGCTCTTTATAGTGCCTGCTTTTATCATTGGCACATTTGAAACCATTCGTCATACGATTCTCGAAAACATATTGCCTATGGAACTGGGCAATTGGATTACCGCCCTGATTGACGCTATCGTCATTGCGGCAATTTCCAAGTCAATCATTCAGAGATTGCATCAAGCGGAACGGGAGGTCCATGAACAACAGCGCGTGCAAGCTATCGCAGAAGAAAGAAAACGGCTTGCATCTGTACTGCACGATGAAATTGCTCAATCCCTGTTTTACTCAGGAGTCCATTTGAGCGCTGCGAAAGAACGAGCTGAACACTATGGTGATGCAGAACTCAAAGACAGTCTGGATGAAGTCATCTTGTCGTTACGAGACATTGACAATAATGTGCGACAATCTATTTTCAATTTAAAAAACGATCCAGTCGGAACGGCATCAGTATACGACCGATTTCGGTCCTATCTTGATAAGCGCCTCACCAATACCTCTGTAGAATGGGAACTGGACGCACCGGAGACTCTCCCCGGACTGAGTGAATCGAGCCAAGTGCAACTATTTAGCATACTCCAGGAAGCCATTACGAATGTTGTCAAACACGCCAATGCATCTCACATTAAAGTAGCGTTGCAGAGTACTCCTGATGCTCCAGGCGACTGGACTTTCTTGATTGAGGACGATGGAATTGGAATTGGCAATCCTAAAACTGAAACCAGACACTTCGGTTTGGAGATTATGGCACAAAGAGCACATGACTTAGGAGCTGCGTTCTCCCTAGATTCACCCGTCTCGGGTGGCACTGTTATTTTAATCCGACACGATTCACAGAGATAG
- a CDS encoding redoxin domain-containing protein — MKKNVWSNSWLIPIAVLVVGITALSIAKAKMQPVARRSPSLSPPSQAAGAANSTKASGNANANSSKNVLTTGDTMHNRPAPNFTLTDQFGKKISLKEFRGKTVVLAFVDSTCTTICPLTTQDMLEAKQLLGPTAAKHVQLLGINANPQDTSVADVKKYSVEHSMVNDWHFLTAPKKQLEKVWKDYYVYSGVVNGKIDHTPALYIIGPKGNEKLLYLTPSQYSSINAESHIIAKDIAKYLPQSVKKPNITQVKYQTPNEGPKQKVTLPAMTPTGLSKTVVLSPKKPHLVVFFASFVPNIKEKLTELNKYASLPGSPQVVAVDVATLEPSLKPVKKLVSEIPNLHIKVAVDKTGRVADSYGSQDLTWFSLTNASGQIVWHHDEWLKMSKLQQDVSKVLHKTS; from the coding sequence ATGAAGAAAAATGTGTGGAGTAATTCGTGGTTAATTCCCATCGCAGTCCTGGTTGTCGGAATTACTGCTTTATCCATAGCGAAGGCAAAAATGCAACCGGTTGCGAGACGAAGTCCCAGTCTTTCGCCCCCTTCACAAGCTGCAGGCGCTGCCAACAGTACAAAAGCGTCAGGCAACGCGAACGCAAACTCGAGCAAAAACGTGTTGACCACGGGTGATACGATGCACAATCGCCCTGCTCCGAATTTTACCCTCACCGATCAGTTTGGGAAAAAGATTTCATTGAAAGAATTCCGTGGGAAGACAGTTGTCCTGGCATTTGTGGACAGTACATGTACTACTATTTGTCCACTTACGACTCAGGACATGCTGGAAGCCAAGCAACTTCTTGGACCAACGGCGGCAAAACATGTGCAGTTGCTTGGAATCAACGCAAACCCTCAGGACACATCTGTCGCAGACGTAAAGAAATACTCTGTCGAGCACAGCATGGTAAATGACTGGCATTTTCTCACTGCACCAAAGAAACAGTTGGAAAAAGTGTGGAAGGACTATTATGTGTATTCAGGAGTCGTGAACGGAAAGATTGACCATACGCCAGCGCTCTACATTATTGGGCCGAAGGGGAACGAGAAGCTTTTGTACTTGACACCGAGTCAGTATTCTTCAATCAATGCAGAGTCGCATATTATTGCAAAGGATATTGCCAAATACCTTCCGCAGTCTGTGAAGAAACCCAATATCACACAGGTGAAATATCAGACACCAAATGAGGGTCCGAAGCAGAAGGTTACGCTGCCGGCCATGACGCCAACGGGACTGTCAAAAACGGTTGTTTTAAGCCCGAAAAAGCCGCATTTGGTGGTGTTCTTCGCATCGTTTGTACCGAACATTAAAGAAAAACTGACTGAATTGAACAAGTATGCAAGCCTGCCAGGAAGTCCGCAGGTTGTAGCGGTGGATGTAGCAACCCTGGAACCAAGTTTGAAGCCAGTCAAAAAACTTGTTTCGGAGATACCAAATTTGCATATCAAAGTAGCTGTTGATAAAACAGGAAGAGTGGCAGACAGCTACGGTTCACAGGATTTGACCTGGTTTTCTCTGACAAATGCTTCCGGTCAGATTGTTTGGCATCACGATGAGTGGTTGAAGATGAGCAAACTACAACAGGACGTGTCGAAAGTCCTGCACAAGACAAGTTAA
- a CDS encoding HAD family hydrolase: MTSLNNPFVSKDALNSLKRCKVFIFDLDGTVYEETSHFAVFERELAHLLPAHARPEFLATARNVLSGKHFLYFGDGYHAESKSIVKDGSYFTWTGEALSNGPHEAHGIHFADDPWGIYGVVARHFGLSQRAIQSAFLATRRHMQSCDFVMTPMPGLADAIKHLLRKGVHLVLITNSPEPDSMAILNKLGLSFAFEQKIFNAKKQVNATSNFQQLHHYYQVPYEHMVSIGDHYRNEIAPAVRLGMKTICIDRYLAVDRPGVTVQLSHPNQIATVLHTVIAH; this comes from the coding sequence GTGACTTCCCTGAACAACCCATTCGTTTCAAAAGATGCGCTTAACTCCCTCAAGCGGTGTAAAGTTTTTATTTTTGATTTAGACGGAACCGTCTATGAAGAGACCTCACACTTTGCTGTGTTTGAGCGTGAACTCGCACATTTACTGCCAGCTCATGCCCGACCGGAGTTTCTCGCAACTGCCAGGAATGTCTTGTCTGGTAAACACTTCCTCTACTTTGGCGACGGCTACCACGCAGAAAGCAAAAGCATCGTAAAAGACGGAAGCTACTTTACGTGGACAGGCGAGGCACTGTCGAATGGGCCCCACGAGGCTCATGGGATTCATTTTGCTGACGACCCTTGGGGTATTTACGGCGTTGTAGCGCGTCATTTTGGATTGTCACAAAGGGCGATTCAAAGTGCTTTTTTAGCTACGAGACGGCACATGCAATCTTGTGATTTTGTCATGACCCCTATGCCCGGTTTAGCTGACGCAATCAAACACTTGTTGCGCAAAGGTGTTCATTTGGTGCTGATTACAAACAGTCCTGAACCCGACAGCATGGCTATTCTCAATAAACTTGGTTTGTCGTTCGCATTCGAACAAAAGATTTTTAATGCCAAAAAACAAGTCAATGCGACCTCTAATTTTCAACAACTGCACCATTACTACCAAGTGCCGTATGAGCACATGGTAAGTATCGGCGACCACTACCGCAACGAAATTGCCCCTGCAGTTAGGCTCGGCATGAAAACCATCTGTATCGATAGGTATCTAGCAGTCGATCGCCCTGGAGTAACCGTCCAACTGTCCCATCCCAATCAAATCGCAACAGTACTCCATACAGTGATTGCGCATTAA
- a CDS encoding Cof-type HAD-IIB family hydrolase — protein sequence MSTLSRPVLSPVPGDVLYCDVDGTLVSDDNRLSSITSAEIHRFVEAGFGFSLATGRSYKSVERFLQELPITAPLVLCNGAYIYDPVSHSHVSTPIESQFVNAIVPVLLGIPGVWVYMDTSDRHMWVSHRESLTEPFVTDENLHPRVFSNIYDLSNRSQVLKIGVKITCDSESTKRQLQRVIGIITAHFARELHVCFSSDNYVELMAAGVSKWFGIQVSQSMKVRRDNRIFTIGDHFNDIEMISEADVGIAMANAVEEIKQAAMYSIGHVKNHAVAAFLKDCQQLSVSV from the coding sequence GTGTCCACTCTTTCTCGTCCGGTTCTGTCTCCTGTGCCTGGCGATGTGTTGTACTGCGATGTTGACGGCACCCTTGTATCTGATGATAACCGCTTGTCCAGTATCACATCCGCAGAAATTCACAGGTTTGTTGAGGCGGGATTTGGATTTTCACTCGCAACAGGGCGATCCTACAAAAGCGTTGAAAGATTCCTTCAAGAGCTCCCCATCACTGCTCCACTTGTCTTGTGCAACGGCGCCTATATATACGATCCCGTTTCACACAGCCACGTTTCCACCCCCATCGAATCTCAGTTTGTCAATGCCATTGTACCTGTCTTGTTAGGAATACCGGGTGTTTGGGTCTATATGGATACCTCAGACAGGCATATGTGGGTTTCTCACAGAGAATCTCTAACTGAACCGTTTGTCACAGATGAAAACCTGCATCCACGTGTTTTCTCCAACATTTATGACTTGTCAAATCGCTCTCAGGTATTAAAAATTGGGGTAAAAATTACTTGCGATTCGGAATCAACGAAAAGACAGCTCCAGCGTGTAATCGGTATTATCACTGCTCACTTTGCACGGGAACTCCACGTGTGTTTTTCAAGTGACAATTACGTGGAACTGATGGCCGCGGGTGTGTCAAAGTGGTTTGGCATACAGGTTAGCCAGAGCATGAAGGTTCGTCGAGACAATCGTATTTTCACAATTGGCGACCACTTCAACGACATTGAAATGATATCCGAGGCAGACGTTGGGATTGCCATGGCCAATGCGGTTGAGGAAATCAAGCAGGCAGCGATGTACTCTATCGGACATGTTAAGAACCATGCCGTTGCAGCATTTTTGAAAGATTGTCAACAGTTGTCTGTGTCCGTCTAG
- a CDS encoding DMT family transporter encodes MRFLILLPLLAGILNAFQGGINGTLGKRIGVFEASLMNFLYYCRADDDECCHRQL; translated from the coding sequence ATGCGCTTTCTTATTTTGCTTCCCCTTCTGGCGGGAATCTTAAACGCATTTCAAGGAGGAATTAACGGTACGCTTGGCAAACGCATTGGGGTTTTCGAAGCTTCATTGATGAACTTTTTATATTATTGCAGGGCAGATGATGATGAGTGCTGTCATCGACAACTTTGA
- a CDS encoding DMT family transporter — protein MSAVIDNFELFGGRVIPFDWQRLLGLVFMGAAVFLFYYKKS, from the coding sequence ATGAGTGCTGTCATCGACAACTTTGAATTGTTTGGAGGACGGGTGATTCCTTTTGATTGGCAGAGGTTGCTGGGCCTAGTATTCATGGGGGCAGCCGTATTTCTATTTTATTACAAAAAATCATAG
- a CDS encoding NUDIX hydrolase, with amino-acid sequence MSTGYIMGLREMVGARPLIMPAAAVVIEDADGRILLQHRSDNDTWGLPGGSMEMGETFEETARREVLEETGLEVKDLQLFCLHSGSEAFYEYPNGHQVYVAAVIYTTTSYAGHIKLDLSESLDVQWFQLQKIPSVLNPLDEPVIEKYIQSRKELRRIVFTRNADRVVPV; translated from the coding sequence ATGTCTACAGGATATATCATGGGACTTCGTGAAATGGTTGGAGCGAGACCACTGATTATGCCTGCTGCGGCCGTGGTCATCGAGGATGCTGACGGCAGAATTCTGCTCCAGCATCGCAGTGACAATGACACATGGGGTCTGCCTGGAGGATCCATGGAGATGGGGGAAACGTTTGAAGAAACAGCACGTCGCGAGGTTCTTGAGGAGACTGGATTGGAGGTAAAGGACCTGCAACTGTTTTGTTTGCATTCGGGATCGGAAGCATTTTATGAATATCCGAACGGCCATCAGGTTTATGTAGCAGCCGTGATTTATACGACAACTTCATACGCGGGACACATTAAGCTTGACCTGTCGGAGAGTCTGGACGTCCAGTGGTTTCAGCTTCAGAAAATTCCTTCAGTTTTAAATCCGCTCGATGAACCCGTTATTGAGAAGTATATACAGAGCCGGAAAGAACTAAGAAGGATAGTGTTCACGAGAAACGCTGACAGAGTTGTTCCCGTGTGA
- a CDS encoding PolC-type DNA polymerase III — protein sequence MQWPWTPSQMKNPIDLHRRTLLNDTEFGAGAWDQSLDDTDYFVFDIETSDFSVKKGIVLSVAAATSRIDASPTIDTLQYYLIAHKDLSIVPDKIWRLTGLSPELLRNGVDLKSVLFEVLQLADKKVWIAHHARHELSFLHRYTRDFWKMRIQPIIIDTALVAQALLGQSFVPTLDEVCHWLDVPIGSRHRADADVTMTALVWQKEAKLCQSRGLQTVGEVLEWTRARA from the coding sequence GTGCAATGGCCCTGGACACCGTCCCAAATGAAAAACCCCATTGACTTACACCGCCGTACACTTCTGAATGACACCGAGTTTGGCGCAGGGGCATGGGACCAGTCATTAGATGATACTGACTACTTTGTCTTTGATATAGAGACCAGTGATTTTTCCGTAAAAAAAGGCATCGTGCTGTCCGTTGCCGCTGCAACATCGAGAATTGATGCCTCCCCTACTATCGACACGCTTCAGTATTATCTAATCGCTCACAAGGATCTATCAATTGTGCCGGATAAAATTTGGAGATTAACAGGCCTATCACCTGAATTATTACGGAATGGTGTGGATTTGAAATCGGTTTTGTTTGAGGTGCTTCAATTGGCGGACAAAAAGGTTTGGATAGCTCATCACGCCAGACACGAGTTGTCTTTCCTGCACAGATACACGAGGGATTTTTGGAAAATGAGAATTCAACCGATCATCATTGACACAGCCCTGGTTGCACAAGCCCTTCTTGGTCAGTCTTTTGTTCCAACACTCGATGAAGTTTGCCATTGGCTCGATGTCCCCATTGGTTCAAGACACCGCGCTGACGCGGATGTGACGATGACAGCGTTAGTCTGGCAGAAGGAAGCAAAGCTCTGTCAGTCGAGAGGTCTTCAGACCGTTGGTGAGGTGCTGGAATGGACGCGGGCTCGAGCGTAG
- a CDS encoding DUF294 nucleotidyltransferase-like domain-containing protein: MKPVFLPRPATECFATPGTRTTFAAVSTWQTELQQTTRQWLRAGGSIEKWFEDYRRLRLDILHQNWRLIVPCDLRSKATFVLLGASARGEDTLTSDLDYALLLSTQTPSDIDNLQPHLYRFSQAMATFGVSPCPGNVMATNPRWIGTTETWKERIDAYFQYPSWENTRYLFMLVDSLPINLEKFGDPSASPNESAEIGVWNQLRQDVFDRISHSSYLCWEMAHLGIEIPPAAAGRTGGWLSSKRFGQRPKSISMKTSLINPIVHSLRLLAITHNISSLSTLDRLDALAAKQVLDRTLRQGVAQSLRWSWQARLHGGLTTPPNSANSGEFMLSSTANVHREELMTHLHTTRNLVRMVHRNFKKPR; the protein is encoded by the coding sequence ATGAAGCCGGTTTTTCTTCCGCGGCCCGCCACAGAGTGTTTTGCTACTCCTGGTACAAGAACAACTTTTGCAGCTGTTTCAACATGGCAGACTGAGCTTCAGCAGACAACTCGCCAGTGGCTGCGAGCAGGCGGCTCCATCGAGAAGTGGTTCGAAGATTACAGGCGGTTGAGGCTGGACATCCTCCATCAAAACTGGCGGCTTATTGTGCCCTGCGACCTTCGAAGTAAGGCAACCTTCGTCCTGTTGGGAGCATCGGCACGAGGAGAGGATACGCTCACCAGCGATCTCGATTACGCACTCCTGCTCTCCACACAAACGCCTAGTGACATCGACAATTTGCAACCGCACCTCTATCGATTCAGCCAAGCAATGGCAACCTTTGGCGTAAGCCCCTGTCCAGGCAACGTAATGGCTACGAATCCCCGCTGGATTGGGACCACGGAGACATGGAAAGAACGGATTGACGCATACTTTCAGTACCCAAGTTGGGAAAATACCCGCTATTTGTTCATGCTTGTCGACAGTCTGCCAATAAACCTGGAGAAATTCGGTGACCCATCTGCCAGTCCCAATGAGTCTGCGGAGATTGGCGTTTGGAATCAATTGAGGCAGGATGTGTTTGACCGGATATCGCACTCGAGCTACTTATGCTGGGAAATGGCACATTTGGGGATTGAGATCCCGCCCGCAGCCGCAGGGCGCACAGGGGGATGGTTGTCTTCCAAGCGGTTTGGTCAGAGACCAAAATCTATCAGTATGAAGACAAGTCTCATTAATCCCATTGTCCACTCTCTGAGACTACTAGCCATTACGCACAACATCTCATCTTTGTCGACACTTGACAGACTCGACGCATTGGCAGCCAAGCAGGTCCTGGACAGGACTTTACGGCAAGGAGTCGCGCAATCGCTGCGCTGGAGCTGGCAAGCGAGGCTGCACGGTGGACTGACGACCCCTCCCAACTCCGCAAACTCTGGCGAGTTTATGCTCTCCAGTACTGCCAATGTCCATCGGGAAGAATTGATGACACATCTGCATACAACCAGAAACCTCGTTCGCATGGTGCACAGAAACTTCAAAAAGCCGAGGTGA